In Stomoxys calcitrans chromosome 2, idStoCalc2.1, whole genome shotgun sequence, the following proteins share a genomic window:
- the LOC131995056 gene encoding uncharacterized protein LOC131995056 codes for MKSSRSCVTSDKVGDSNIENSIAAPNTDCNISIKKSIENCTTGSKEVEEEVSGSERIIGTESKHTIAASTVVSKTFNKANITIISDELLTDVSASNAEPVTT; via the exons atgaaatcTTCAAGGAGTTGTGTTACCAGCGATAAGGTTGGGGATTCAAACATAGAAAACTCTATTGCTGCACCGAATACAGattgtaatatttcaattaagaAGTCAATAGAAAATTGTACAACAGGGAGCAAAGAAGTTG AGGAAGAAGTAAGCGGATCAGAACGAATTATAGGAACAGAGTCTAAACATACAATAGCAGCTTCAACAGTAGTGTCTAAAACATTCAACAAGGCTAATATTACAATAATTAGTGATGAGTTACTTACAGATGTTAGTGCCTCCAATGCAGAGCCAGTTACAACATAG